The Notolabrus celidotus isolate fNotCel1 unplaced genomic scaffold, fNotCel1.pri scaffold_269_arrow_ctg1, whole genome shotgun sequence DNA segment GGTGAGGTTTTGGGGGTCGTTGCCATGGACACAGTGTGCGGCTGTGATGACCCAGTCCGGATGAACCAGGACTCCTCCACAGTGACTGTTTCCGTTCAGCTGGACCAGGACCTGACCCGCACAGAGACACACGAACACAAATCAAACTCTGGGTCACATGACCTGAGGATCAGAGGACGACCAAACAGAGTCTACCTGCCAGGGACACTCTCCTCTGGGACAGTGGGTCGTCCCCACCACCCTGGTCTGATCCGCCACGccctggttcaggtctggttcctGTGGAGCCGGCCGTCCACACGGGAACTCCcctaaaacaggaaacacaaattaaacaacATCCTCAGGTCCGTCCCCGCGTTAGATCCTGCCTCTCCgtgtgcagcagcaggtctCAGCAGGTCTCTGCAGGTCTCTGCATGAGGAAGTGGTCCCTCACATGATGACAGTAAACTGAGGCGTACCCTTAGCGCTGCACTGTCGTCCGTCTGGTCCCAGCGTATACCCGTACGCACACAGACAACTGTGATGATCTCCAGAGCTGTGACAGATATGCTCACAGCCTCCGTTCTGGTAGAGACACTTCAGTAAGTTCTCCACGGctgaggagaggaaacatggCGTGACACACGGCGTGACACACGGTGTTCACACAGTCATTCATAATTCATATTTAAACCCCTTCACGTGTGATCCTTCGTGTCTCACGTCTCTCGCAGTATTTCCCTCCAAACCCAGCGGGACAGAAACACTGGTAGGTCGTCCCGAGGTAGACACACGAGCCGCTGTTCTGACACGGGTTCTCCAGGCAGGGGTCACGAcctcaaagacacaaacacttcaGTCAATACATCAGACAGGTTATCTCAGGGTCCACTGAAGACAGAGGGTCACATGAGGAGACACTGAAGGATCAATATCTGGATTATATGTCATCAAAGAACACAGAGGACACGTCTGAGacgggtcaaaggtcaggaggTACTCACGTTCATAGGTGAGCCAGAACTGCTTCTGCAATGAgagcacaggtgaggacacaggtgaggacacaggtgaggacacaggtgaggacacaggtgaggacacaggtgaggacacaggtgaagacacaggtgaggacacaggtcCTCAGTTGAAGAGATAAAGTCTGACCGTTCTGTCGTCGTCCTCGAACACTTCCCTCGCCTCCTCGTAGTCGCACACTTCCTCGATGCACTCCCTCTCcaggtttcctttctgcagctcctccaggaaGCCGCTGTTTGCTCGCCGCCATCTTTGCAGCACGGTGTTGGCGGCGTCCttctccacaaacactgaaacagagaATCAGGAGCGAGGATCAAACCCTGAGTCTCTCTGAGACTAAGACCTGatctgagtctctctctctctcctcgctcaCAGACCTGCAGACGCCGCGACGCCCACCAGCAGGATCCAGacgctgcagcagctcctcagaAACATGACCAGTCCAGTGTCCCAACAAAACCAGACCCAGAGTGGTTTTAGGGGAAGAGAGGGGACGGTGATAGGCCACGCCCCCCTGGACCTCTGACCCCCCAGAGTCAGGTTTGAACAGGTCAGTAAACTCACCTATTGATTCTGTGACGGTCCGCAAGTCCACACCAGATCACAAACAACATTACAGAGGGCCCCGCTTCAGGAAGAGGACTAATgtcacacacacccccacacacacacacacacacacacacacacacacacacacacacacacacacacacacattaaaggaCGTCACATTGAGTCAGGaaacagtttttattcatttttaatcaacGGTTCagttccctgtgtgtgtgtgtgtgtgtgtgtgtgtgtgtgtgtgtgtgtgtgtgtgtgtgtgtgtgtgtgtgtgtgtgtgtgtgtgtgtgtgtgtgtgtgtgtgtctgtgtgtgtgtgtgtgtgtgtgtgtgtgtgtgtgtgtgtgtgtctctctcaggTGGTCATGTTGTGTATCGATCCCTCGTTGCCGTCGGTCCTCAGACCAGGTGTAGCGGTCCGGTTGTGGATCCAGTCCAGGTAGTTGGAGACCCGGGTGTAGATCCCGTAGTTCCCAGGTCTAGCGCAGCCCTTCCCCCAGCTCACGATGCCCAGCAGGAAGACCGTCTTCCTGTACTTGGTGACCAGCGGTCCGCCGCTGTCCCCCTTGCAGGAGTCCTGCCGGCCTTCGATGTACCCGGCACAGAACATGTTCTCGGTGAGGACCACGCCGCTCTCCTCCACGCACTGCTGGGTCCGGATCCTCGGGACCCTCAGACGCCTCAGGTGGGTGGAGGTGGGTCCGTTCTCGTCCCTGCGTCCCCAGCCGCTCACCGTGTGCAGGCGGACCGCCCACAGCTCGCGCTCGGCCAGAGACCGGGTCGGCATGCAGACCGGGACTGCGTACGTGGTGTAGACGATCGGGGACGCCAGGCGGAGGAGGGCGATGTCGCTGTCGGCGTTGAGCTTCACGTAGTCCTCGTGCAGGATCATCTCAGAGACCTGGACCGTCTGCTCCGTACCCTCATCCACGGCCGTGTTGTGTTCACCTGAGGGACAGAGACCAGGATCACACGGAGTAGGTCTCAGGACAGATCCCTGACCCGGGATACGTACCTGCGACCACCTGCAGGAACTGAAGGTCCGTGTCCTCCAGGCAGTGAGAGGCCGTGAGGATCCACATGGGTCTAAAGATCACCCCTCCACAGAAACCTTTCCCTTTGTAGACCAGCAGAACCTGCAACCACAGACAGGATCCACGTCAGGGTCTCGGCCTCGTCTCCACCCGGCTGTCTTTCCTTAAACTCTCTGGAGTCAGAAACCGTCCCCCCAGAGACTCACAGACTCATCAGTTCATGcggactgtccctttaatgttATTGTACCTGCCAGGGACATTCTCCTTTGGGGCACTCGGATCCGCCCACGATCCGCCCACGGGAGTCCTGCTGGTCTGCTCTGCTGTCCCCCTGCAGGACGGGGACCATGCCACACGCTATGGACTCTGAAAcgcagagaggtggaggtgagCACCTGTGAGTCAGACCAGGTGTCCCACAGAGACCAGGTGTCCCACAGGGACCAGGTGTCCCACagggaccaggaccaggaccaggaacAGGATGGGCTCATGAGACCTCTCACCTTTCGCCACGCAGCTCCGCTCATCCACATCCAGGAAGTATCCGTCTGCACACGAGCAGTTGAGTCTCTGTCCCCCCGGGTCTTCGTCACAGAAGTGGTCACAGCCTCCGTTCTCCAGCAGGCAGCTGCTCAAGGACTTCAGGTGGTCTGAGGGGGGGACAGAGGACATTAGAGAGTCTGAGACCAGCAGAGACCAGCAGAGACCAGCAGAGACCAGCTGGGATCAGAGACCAGCTGGGATCAGAGACCAGCTGGATCAGAGACCAGCAGTTCCCACACCCTGAACCTCAAACTGAAGAGGATTGAGGCCAGAACCACGACCCTGTGTCTCATCAAACCCTCATGGAGAATGTAAGATCAGGTCCAGCAGAGTCCGGTCTCTctctcacccagctcacagtgcagTCCGCTGAACTCGAGGGGACAGAAGCAGGCGTAGGACGAACCCTGAGGGGAGCAGGTCCCACCGTTCAGACATGGACTGGACTCACACCTGTTGGGGACTAAGGGACGAGGATCAGACAAAGCATAAAGGTCTCTACGGGGGTCATCTGGACTctgatgaagtgtgtgtgtgctcaccgTTGTACGTGGTCCAGAACTCGTTCTGAGGACACAGAGGGGGACAGACTTTAGTTCTGTCCGTCTAAAGGTCTGAATCTGAAGTAAGAACCGGTCTCACCGTGGTCTCGTCGTGCTCAAAGACCTCCCGGGCCTCCTCGTATGAACACCGCTCCTCCAGACACTCCCTCTTCAAGTCCCCCATCTGGAGCTCCTCCAGCCAGCCCGAGTTAAACCTGCGGGTCCGGACCAGCACGCCATGAGCCCGGTCCGGATCCAGGAAGACTTCAGGACAATCAGAGGGAGGGACAGGAAGCCTCAGACACAACgctcacctcacacacacacgtcctggTCTTTACTGTAGACCTGCAGACCTCCTACCTGGTCTACTCTCTCACATGCTAActgtgcagacagacagaaaggaagaCTCCAGATCAACACGCCCCCCCAGCCCCCCCTCCCCAATGAAGACCTGTAAATAAAGAAGCTTTGAGTCCTCACCCGACACCGAGGGACAGCTGGAGACCACCAGGACCACCGAGACCACGTAGACCTTCAGCCACATGCTGGATCCAGCATAAAGTTTGGAGCTGAACGATGTGGACCCAAAGGTTCAAAGtcccccccctgcccccccttacacacacacacacacaaacacacacacacacactcacactcacacacacacacacacacacacacacacacacacacaccatcgcTGCAGCTGATCACGTGATCACCCTGATGGATTCAGACTCTGAGGAACTTTGAGGGCCTGTGATTACTCTAGGAAAGACTGAGGGGGGGGCAGGGGGTCTAGGGGGTGCAGGGGGTGTAGGGGGGTGAGGTAGAGTGAAGAGCACCCAGCTTCAGATCACTTGGTCTTTATTGGTCTAGTTTACAGGCAGCAGTCACAGATTGGGTACAGGTTCTCAGGGTACAGGTTCTCAGGGTACAGGTTCTCAGGGTACAGGTTCTCAGGGTACAGGTTTTCAGAGTACAGGTTTTTAGAGTACAGGTTTTCAGAGTACAGGTTTTGAGAGTACAGGTTTTCAGGGTACAGGTTCTCAGGGTACAGGTTTTCAGAGTACAGGTTTTCAGAGTACAGGTTTTGAGAGTACAGGTTTTGAGAGTACAGGTTTTCAGGGTACAGGTTTTAAGGGT contains these protein-coding regions:
- the f7i gene encoding coagulation factor VIIi, coding for MFLRSCCSVWILLVGVAASAVFVEKDAANTVLQRWRRANSGFLEELQKGNLERECIEEVCDYEEAREVFEDDDRTKQFWLTYERRDPCLENPCQNSGSCVYLGTTYQCFCPAGFGGKYCERPVENLLKCLYQNGGCEHICHSSGDHHSCLCAYGYTLGPDGRQCSAKGEFPCGRPAPQEPDLNQGVADQTRVVGTTHCPRGECPWQVLVQLNGNSHCGGVLVHPDWVITAAHCVHGNDPQNLTVVAGEHNLDVEEGTEQRVPVSMAISHEAFDRGTGNSDVALLRLGQSVTLNRHAIPVCLPTKSLAERELLGTRYHDVSGWGLRTTGGNQVQSSANAAPVSPFLRKFTVPLIDRSKCSPGSAHFNFSSSLLCAGYMEIDQPSCHGDDGSPLVTLYGSTHFLTGVVAWGQGCSPRGIYGVYTNMAHYMDWVEVTMKNPPPMTTANQRAAETAFDLLEQKHV
- the LOC117809384 gene encoding coagulation factor VII-like; protein product: MWLKVYVVSVVLVVSSCPSVSVFLDPDRAHGVLVRTRRFNSGWLEELQMGDLKRECLEERCSYEEAREVFEHDETTNEFWTTYNVPNRCESSPCLNGGTCSPQGSSYACFCPLEFSGLHCELDHLKSLSSCLLENGGCDHFCDEDPGGQRLNCSCADGYFLDVDERSCVAKESIACGMVPVLQGDSRADQQDSRGRIVGGSECPKGECPWQVLLVYKGKGFCGGVIFRPMWILTASHCLEDTDLQFLQVVAGEHNTAVDEGTEQTVQVSEMILHEDYVKLNADSDIALLRLASPIVYTTYAVPVCMPTRSLAERELWAVRLHTVSGWGRRDENGPTSTHLRRLRVPRIRTQQCVEESGVVLTENMFCAGYIEGRQDSCKGDSGGPLVTKYRKTVFLLGIVSWGKGCARPGNYGIYTRVSNYLDWIHNRTATPGLRTDGNEGSIHNMTT